From a region of the Microbacterium sp. nov. GSS16 genome:
- a CDS encoding exodeoxyribonuclease III encodes MRLATWNINSIRTRVSRAVDFAVREDVDVLAFQEIKCKPEQFPYEPFEEAGYQVEVHGFNQWNGVAIASRLPMTDVRTSFAGQPGFAKGHEGPDAPLEARALGVMVDGVRVWSLYVPNGRSLNDEHYHYKLHWLEALRTATADELAADPNLPLALVGDFNIIPFDHDNGDPAIVQGFSTHVSPPEREAFFALESAGVTDVVRPLIPEGFTYWDYQRLKFPRNEGIRIDFVLGSKPFADAVTGASIHRNERKGEQPSDHVPVVVDLDFGGGDDDADLPMIFA; translated from the coding sequence ATGCGTCTGGCCACCTGGAACATCAACTCGATCCGCACCCGCGTCTCGCGCGCCGTCGACTTCGCCGTGCGCGAGGACGTCGACGTGCTCGCCTTCCAGGAGATCAAGTGCAAGCCCGAGCAGTTCCCCTATGAACCGTTCGAAGAGGCGGGCTACCAGGTCGAGGTGCACGGCTTCAACCAGTGGAACGGCGTGGCCATCGCGAGCCGCCTGCCCATGACCGATGTGCGCACGTCGTTCGCGGGGCAGCCCGGCTTCGCCAAGGGGCACGAGGGTCCGGATGCCCCGCTCGAGGCGCGCGCGCTGGGCGTGATGGTCGACGGCGTGCGGGTGTGGAGCCTGTACGTGCCCAACGGCCGCTCCCTGAACGACGAGCACTACCACTACAAGCTGCACTGGCTCGAGGCGCTGCGCACCGCGACCGCCGACGAGCTCGCCGCCGACCCGAACCTGCCGCTCGCGCTGGTGGGCGACTTCAACATCATCCCGTTCGATCACGACAACGGCGATCCGGCGATCGTGCAGGGCTTCTCGACGCACGTGTCACCGCCCGAGCGCGAGGCGTTCTTCGCCCTCGAGTCGGCCGGCGTGACCGACGTCGTGCGCCCGCTGATCCCCGAGGGGTTCACGTACTGGGACTACCAGCGCCTGAAGTTCCCCCGCAACGAGGGCATCCGCATCGACTTCGTGCTCGGCTCGAAGCCCTTCGCCGACGCCGTCACCGGCGCGTCGATCCATCGCAACGAGCGCAAGGGCGAGCAGCCCAGCGATCACGTTCCCGTCGTCGTCGACCTCGACTTCGGCGGCGGTGACGATGACGCCGACCTGCCGATGATCTTCGCGTGA
- a CDS encoding YbhB/YbcL family Raf kinase inhibitor-like protein, translating into MFSYDPYAELAELRPVAPLELTSPDFTAGGPLPGFAWSSDRAGEDRHPTLEWSDPPAGTLSLAISCFDPDAPTGSGFWHWAAYDIAPDVRRLDSSDGTTADLPNGAIVLPNEARKERFIGAAPPAGTGVHRYFFVVDALDVDHLDLEPGSTPAVLGFNRHFHTLARGVLIGTGDPAER; encoded by the coding sequence ATGTTCTCGTACGATCCCTATGCCGAACTCGCCGAGCTGCGCCCGGTCGCCCCGCTCGAGCTGACCAGCCCCGACTTCACCGCCGGAGGGCCGCTGCCCGGCTTCGCCTGGTCGTCGGACCGCGCGGGCGAAGACCGCCACCCCACCCTCGAATGGTCCGACCCGCCGGCCGGAACCCTCAGCCTCGCGATCTCGTGCTTCGACCCCGACGCCCCCACCGGGTCGGGCTTCTGGCATTGGGCCGCCTACGACATCGCTCCCGACGTGCGGCGCCTCGACAGCAGCGACGGCACCACCGCCGACCTGCCGAACGGCGCCATCGTGCTGCCCAACGAAGCGCGCAAGGAGCGCTTCATCGGCGCGGCCCCGCCCGCCGGCACGGGCGTGCACCGCTACTTCTTCGTCGTCGACGCGCTCGACGTCGATCACCTCGACCTCGAGCCCGGCTCGACGCCCGCCGTGCTCGGCTTCAACCGGCACTTCCACACGCTCGCTCGCGGGGTGCTGATCGGCACGGGAGACCCGGCCGAGCGGTAG
- the pyrE gene encoding orotate phosphoribosyltransferase, protein MTNPAEDRQTLLDLIKDEAVFHGDFTLSSGKKATYYVDMRKLTLDHRAAPAIGRIMLDLIKDFDIAAVGGLTLGADPIANSVMHASVATDRPLDAFVVRKEPKDHGRGRQVEGADIAGKRVIVLEDTSTTGQSALKAVEVLRREGAEVLAVAVIVDRKTGAQAAIEAEGLQWLAAYDLDDLGLDPQ, encoded by the coding sequence GTGACCAACCCCGCCGAAGACCGCCAGACCCTGCTCGACCTCATCAAGGACGAGGCCGTGTTCCACGGCGACTTCACCCTCTCGAGCGGCAAGAAGGCGACGTACTACGTCGACATGCGCAAACTGACGCTCGATCACCGCGCAGCTCCCGCGATCGGGCGCATCATGCTCGACCTCATCAAGGACTTCGACATCGCCGCGGTCGGCGGGCTCACGCTCGGCGCCGACCCGATCGCGAACTCCGTGATGCACGCGTCGGTGGCGACGGATCGCCCGCTCGACGCCTTCGTCGTGCGCAAGGAGCCGAAGGATCACGGTCGCGGACGCCAGGTCGAGGGCGCCGACATCGCGGGCAAGCGCGTCATCGTGCTCGAAGACACCTCGACCACCGGGCAGTCGGCCCTCAAGGCCGTCGAAGTGCTGCGCCGGGAAGGCGCAGAGGTGCTGGCTGTCGCCGTGATCGTCGACCGCAAGACCGGCGCGCAGGCCGCGATCGAGGCCGAGGGTCTGCAGTGGCTCGCAGCCTACGACCTCGACGACCTGGGCCTCGACCCGCAGTAG
- a CDS encoding metal-dependent transcriptional regulator: protein MASPAFDDYLKTVYAHTEWQDAPITPSQLAGALGIAPSSVTEMVKKLAAAGLVSHVPYGAVKLTDAGRERALQMLRRHRLIETWLVREFDYAWHEVHDEAEVLEHTISDRLLDAIDERLGRPRFDPHGDAIPDANGDVVREPFVLLGDAPAGHTGRVLRVSDRDPDLLQRLEDAGVSVGVEITAPADLPDGAAHAIWLSLG, encoded by the coding sequence ATGGCATCCCCCGCCTTCGACGACTACCTCAAGACGGTCTACGCGCACACCGAGTGGCAGGACGCGCCGATCACCCCGTCGCAGCTCGCCGGTGCGCTCGGCATCGCCCCGTCGAGCGTCACCGAGATGGTGAAGAAGCTCGCTGCCGCAGGTCTCGTCTCGCACGTGCCGTACGGTGCGGTGAAGCTGACGGATGCCGGGCGGGAGCGCGCACTGCAGATGCTGCGGCGCCACCGCCTGATCGAGACCTGGCTGGTGCGCGAGTTCGACTACGCCTGGCACGAGGTGCACGACGAGGCCGAGGTGCTCGAGCACACGATCAGCGATCGGCTGCTGGATGCCATCGACGAGCGCCTCGGACGCCCGCGCTTCGATCCGCACGGCGACGCGATCCCCGACGCGAACGGCGACGTCGTACGCGAGCCGTTCGTGCTGCTCGGCGACGCGCCCGCTGGGCACACCGGCCGCGTGCTGCGGGTGAGCGATCGCGACCCCGACCTGCTGCAGCGACTGGAGGACGCGGGTGTGAGCGTCGGCGTCGAGATCACCGCTCCGGCCGACCTGCCCGACGGAGCAGCCCACGCGATCTGGCTGAGCCTAGGCTGA
- a CDS encoding Nramp family divalent metal transporter, whose product MESTRARWSWWRSAWLLGPALVAGVAYLDPGNVASNMTAGARYGYLLVWVVVVGNVMAWLIQYLSAKLGIVTGQSLPEVLGTRIRNRWSRRAYWLQAELVAMATDIAEVLGGAVALHLLFGIPLLLGGAITGAVSIVLLTIQTRRGPRHFEFVIIGLMAVIVIGFVAGLFVAPPDPAGVLGGMLPRFADSGSVLLAASILGATVMPHAIYAHSALTRDRFATEVGRPGIRMLLAVTRWDVTIAMVIAGSVNLAILLLAAANLAGVDGTDSLEGAHAAISASLGPVIGTLFAVGLLASGLASTSVGAYAGAEIMHGLLTVRIPVLARRLVTLIPALVLLGVGFDPTLALVLSQVVLSFGIPFALVPLVALTAQRRTLGEHANRTITTVLGVVFAVLLIALNAVLLWLVATGA is encoded by the coding sequence GTGGAGAGTACGAGAGCGCGATGGTCATGGTGGCGCAGCGCCTGGCTGCTCGGCCCCGCCCTCGTCGCCGGTGTCGCCTACCTCGACCCCGGCAACGTGGCGAGCAACATGACCGCCGGCGCCCGCTACGGGTACCTGCTCGTCTGGGTCGTCGTCGTCGGCAACGTGATGGCCTGGCTGATCCAGTACCTGTCGGCGAAGCTCGGCATCGTCACCGGGCAGAGCCTGCCCGAGGTGCTCGGCACCCGCATCCGCAATCGGTGGTCGCGCCGGGCCTACTGGCTGCAGGCCGAACTCGTCGCCATGGCCACCGACATCGCCGAGGTGCTCGGCGGAGCCGTGGCCCTGCATCTGCTCTTCGGCATTCCGCTGCTGCTCGGCGGAGCCATCACCGGGGCCGTCTCGATCGTGCTGCTGACCATCCAGACCCGGCGCGGGCCACGGCACTTCGAGTTCGTCATCATCGGCCTGATGGCGGTCATCGTGATCGGGTTCGTCGCAGGACTCTTCGTCGCACCGCCCGACCCCGCGGGCGTGCTCGGCGGCATGCTGCCGCGCTTCGCCGACAGCGGCTCGGTGCTTCTCGCCGCCTCGATCCTCGGCGCCACCGTCATGCCACACGCCATCTACGCGCACAGTGCTCTCACGCGCGACCGGTTCGCCACCGAGGTCGGCCGCCCGGGCATCCGGATGCTGCTCGCCGTCACCCGCTGGGATGTGACGATCGCGATGGTCATCGCGGGCTCCGTCAATCTCGCGATCCTGCTGCTGGCCGCAGCCAATCTCGCCGGCGTCGACGGCACCGACTCGCTCGAGGGCGCGCATGCCGCGATCAGCGCGAGCCTCGGCCCGGTGATCGGCACCCTGTTCGCGGTCGGGCTGCTGGCGTCCGGTCTCGCGTCGACCTCCGTCGGCGCTTACGCGGGAGCGGAGATCATGCACGGACTGCTGACCGTGCGCATCCCGGTGCTCGCCCGGCGCCTGGTCACCCTGATTCCTGCGCTCGTGCTGCTCGGCGTCGGATTCGACCCGACTCTCGCGCTCGTGCTCAGTCAGGTGGTGCTGTCATTCGGCATCCCGTTCGCGCTCGTGCCGCTCGTCGCGCTCACCGCCCAGCGCCGCACCCTCGGCGAGCACGCCAACCGCACCATCACCACCGTGCTCGGCGTCGTGTTCGCGGTGCTGCTGATCGCCCTGAACGCCGTGCTGCTCTGGCTGGTCGCGACCGGCGCGTGA
- a CDS encoding TrmH family RNA methyltransferase translates to MDETGSETQPGYGVGPWPGEWPTDEHYDPELLAHGDTRNVIDRYRYWRMDAIVADLDTHRHPFHVAIENWQHDMNIGSIVRSANAFLADTVHIIGRRRWNKRGAMVTDRYQHVVHHPDVAAFTAWAAGEGIPIIAVDNVGEAVPVDRAALPERCVLLFGQEGPGLSDEALAAASGHIEITQYGSTRSINASAAAAVVMYEWCRRYA, encoded by the coding sequence ATGGACGAGACCGGGTCAGAGACGCAGCCGGGATACGGCGTCGGCCCGTGGCCGGGCGAGTGGCCGACCGACGAGCACTACGACCCCGAGCTGCTCGCCCACGGCGACACCCGCAACGTCATCGACCGGTACCGGTACTGGCGGATGGATGCCATCGTCGCCGACCTCGACACGCATCGGCATCCGTTCCACGTGGCGATCGAGAACTGGCAGCACGACATGAACATCGGCTCGATCGTGCGCAGCGCCAACGCGTTCCTCGCCGACACCGTGCACATCATCGGTCGCCGCCGCTGGAACAAGCGCGGCGCGATGGTGACCGATCGGTATCAGCACGTGGTGCACCACCCCGATGTCGCGGCGTTCACGGCGTGGGCGGCGGGCGAGGGCATCCCGATCATCGCGGTCGACAACGTGGGCGAGGCGGTGCCGGTCGACCGTGCCGCTCTGCCCGAGCGCTGCGTGCTGCTGTTCGGGCAGGAGGGGCCGGGGCTGTCGGATGAGGCGCTGGCCGCGGCATCCGGCCATATCGAGATCACCCAGTACGGCTCGACCCGCTCGATCAACGCGAGCGCGGCGGCGGCGGTCGTCATGTACGAGTGGTGTCGCCGATACGCCTGA